In Fusarium pseudograminearum CS3096 chromosome 3, whole genome shotgun sequence, a genomic segment contains:
- the Het-C gene encoding Het-C — protein sequence MPSFSMPRGSWLLLIAVCLILLPGKAEAFGAGNIPSIAQVEGHNWRHGDIEDMLETIAFLHGKKWTSMLIKRVYFGNWLRDYSQAVDIGSLKGVNGETIRILVWVLSFMAHGYATGEFEVTADRLGVYRPEEHIDNPLGYGDGLDARTFDKRLRGPVEPVETEIDPRTGMKNYIANENGGWATSAAYLRYSLARSVHYGRLYTSGSSKGNEDDLCEALRCLGQALHTLEDFSAHSNYCELALRELGYHSVFPHCGDHTEIKLHGKRVYPLVTGTFGAVDFLHSVIGEASDHFTQSEVDEVDVALKNAEGGSANRSSGGGERSLLGGFLGIKSTPGDFIGLVSKLPGVGDGFASQARDLKASSEAQEQRNRSYQQSRGDMTRDNANQVPGMSPDFDPVETARKIYPILEFRDKIVKAISRGIAKVPGLEKLLEKISETLTAFILGLLAPFIRPIIQQVSKVLKDGSSSVITASAKSQYEPWDNPSCSDPTHSMLSKDHFTNILNSCAGRIAATILQYTVPRVLYAWENTGVSVDEVVNDVLRAFHHPAARDNHIEIQRDMFKTMKNWADEHPRRHELAHLLSSESVRNHKNHILNQVSGASRSVGGGGCNHGTFGDMSNAGHGKVAGSLWSQVKTRDLDSMEGKDGNPATGYMSNSPAPPSQTSFDYGQNPSYAGSNSGYSQQGGYNAPPPQQSYGGGYGGPPQPQYGAPPPGQYGGPQYGAPPPQQYGGQGYGVPPPQYPPYGQQGYGGPPPGNQPPPGWGQYPGSRHGY from the exons ATGCCGTCATTTTCCATGCCGCGGGGCTCATGGTTACTGCTGATCGCAGTTTGCCTGATTCTCCTCCCTGGCAAAGCTGAGGCTTTTGGTGCTGGAAATATTCCCTCAATTGCTCAG GTCGAAGGTCACAACTGGCGCCATGGAG ACATTGAGGATATGCTCGAAACCATTGCGTTTCTTCACGGCAAGAAATGGACCTCAATGCTGATCAAACGTGTCTATTTTGGAAACTGGTTACGCGACTACTCCCAGGCCGTTGATATTGGCAGTTTGAAGGGCGTCAATGGCGAAACGATCCGCATCCTG GTTTGGGTTCTATCGTTTATGGCTCACGGTTACGCCACTGGCGAATTCGAGGTCACCGCAGACAGACTCGGCGTCTATCGTCCAGAGGAACACATCGATAACCCCCTCGGCTACGGAGATGGACTCGATGCGCGCACCTTTGATAAGCGATTGCGAGGTCCAGTCGAACCGGTAGAAACCGAAATTGATCCTCGCACCGGTATGAAAAACTATATCGCCAACGAAAATGGTGGCTGGGCGACCAGTGCAGCCTACCTGCGATACAGTTTGGCCCGAAGCGTTCACTATGGCCGTCTTTACACAAGCGGCTCCAGCAAGGGAAATGAGGATGACCTTTGTGAGGCATTGAGATGCTTGGGACAAGCATTGCACACTCTGGAAGATTTCAGTGCTCACAGCAACTACTGCGAGCTTGCCCTTCGTGAGCTTGGATATCACTCTGTGTTCCCTCACTGCGGTGATCACACCGAGATTAAGCTTCACGGCAAGCGAGTATACCCCCTTGTGACAGGTACCTTTGGAGCCGTTGATTTCCTGCACTCCGTTATTGGAGAAGCGTCAGACCACTTCACTCAATCTGAAGTCGACGAGGTTGACGTTGCCCTCAAAAACGCCGAGGGAGGATCCGCCAACCGTTCCAGCGGCGGTGGCGAGCGATCACTGCTCGGAGGCTTCCTCGGAATCAAGTCTACCCCTGGTGACTTTATCGGTTTAGTATCAAAGCTccctggtgttggtgatggattCGCCTCTCAGGCTAGGGACCTCAAGGCCAGCTCCGAGGCTCAAGAGCAGCGCAACCGAAGCTATCAGCAGAGCCGTGGCGATATGACTCGCGATAACGCCAACCAAGTCCCCGGTATGAGCCCCGACTTTGACCCTGTTGAAACCGCTCGCAAGATCTACCCTATTCTTGAGTTCCGtgacaagatcgtcaaggccatcagcCGCGGCATTGCCAAGGTCCCTGGCTtggagaagcttctcgagaagatcagTGAGACTCTTACTGCTTTCATCCTGGGTCTTCTCGCTCCCTTCATCCGACCCATTATTCAGCAGGTGTCCAAGGTCCTCAAGGACGGTTCGTCCAGTGTCATTACTGCCAGCGCCAAGTCTCAGTACGAGCCTTGGGACAACCCTTCATGCTCTGACCCTACTCACTCCATGTTGTCCAAGGATCATTTCACAAATATCCTCAACTCATGTGCTGGTCGCATCGCCGCCACCATTCTGCAATACACAGTTCC ACGAGTCTTGTATGCCTGGGAAAATACTGGTGTTTCCGTGGACGAGGTTGTCAACGATGTCCTCCGAGCATTCCACCACCCTGCTGCTCGCGACAACCACATCGAGATCCAGCGAGATATGTTCAAGACCATGAAAAACTGGGCTGACGAGCACCCTCGCCGCCACGAGCTTGCCCACCTTCTCTCTTCCGAGTCTGTCAGGAACCACAAGAACCACATCCTCAACCAAGTCTCGGGCGCAAGCCGCAGTGTCGGTGGAGGTGGCTGCAACCATGGTACATTTGGTGACATGTCTAATGCAGGACATGGCAAGGTCGCAGGCTCGCTGTGGTCGCAAGTCAAGACTCGCGACCTTGACTCTATGGAGGgtaaagatggaaacccaGCGACAGGATACATGTCCAACTCGCCTGCCCCGCCTAGCCAGACCTCCTTCGACTATGGACAGAACCCCAGTTATGCAGGATCAAACTCTGGATACTCCCAGCAAGGCGGCTACAATGCTCCCCCGCCGCAACAATCATACGGCGGCGGCTACGGCGggcctcctcagcctcagtatggagctcctcctccaggaCAATATGGTGGTCCCCAATACGGcgcgcctcctcctcagcaataTGGAGGCCAGGGCTACGGGGTACCCCCTCCTCAGTATCCTCCATACGGCCAGCAAGGTTATGGCGGACCTCCCCCCGGCAACCAGCCTCCCCCTGGCTGGGGACAGTACCCTGGCTCACGCCACGGTTATTAA